The following is a genomic window from Arthrobacter sp. NicSoilB4.
GGCGAACGGCCCGCCGCGCCCCGGCCCGCCCGCCGGTCGGGGAATGCGCAGCGGGGCCTCCCTGGTGGCGCCGCCGGGGCCTCCGCCCGCGGCACCGGTTCCGGGCGTCCGAGACTCGACCTTGCTCATGCCGCCTCCTCCGCCGCGAGCTGCGAGTTCACAATCTCCCGGTACGTCTCCGAGGTCTCCAGCAGCTCCTCGTGCGTGCCGTGAGCGACGATCCGCCCGCCGTCGAGCACCAGGATCTGGTCCGCGTCCACAATGCTGGAGACCCGCTGGGCGATGATCACCAGGGTGGCGCCGGCGGTGTGCTGCTTGAGCGCCTGCCGGAGCCGGGCGTCGGTGGCGGTGTCCAGCGAGGAGAAGGAGTCGTCGAAGATGTAGAGCTCGGGTCGCTTCACCAGCGCCCGGGCAATTGCGATCCGCTGCCGCTGCCCGCCGGAGACGTTGGTGCCGCCCTGCGAGACGGGCGCGTCCAGCCCGCCCTCCATCTCCCGGACGAAGTCCTCCGCCTGCGCGATGGACAGCGCCCGCCAGAGTTCGTCCTCGGTGGCGTCGGGCTTGCCGTAGAGCAGGTTGCTGCGGACCGTGCCGGAGAACAGGTACGGCTTCTGCGGGACCAGGCCGATGTGGCCCCAGAGCAGGTCCGGGTGCAGCTCCCGCACGTCCACGCCGTCGATCATCACCGAGCCCGACGTCGCGTCGAAGAGCCGCGGCATCAAGTTCACGAGGGTGGTCTTGCCGGAGCCGGTGGCGCCGATGATCGCCGTCGTCTGGCCCGCCCGGGCGGTGAAGCCGATCCCGGACAGGACCGGCTGCTCGGCACCCGGGTAGGCGAACCCGACGTCGCGCATCTCCAGTTCGCCGCGGCCGGTGCGGCCGGCAAAGCCCACCGGATGCTCCGGCGGCCGGACGCTGGATTCCGTGCCCAGCACTGCGCCGATCCGGTCCGCGGAGACTGCCGCGCGCGGGATCATGATCGCCATGAACGTCGCCATCATGACGGACATCAGGATCTGCATAAGGTAGCTCAGGAACGCGATCATGGTCCCCACCTGCATGGAGCCGTCCTGGATCCGGAACGCGCCGAACCAGATCACCGCCACGGACGAGACGTTCAGCACCAGCATCACGACGGGGAACGCGAGCGCCATCAGCCGGCCGGCGCGCAGCGCGGTGTCCGTGACGTCCTCGTTGGCCCGGGCGAAGCGGGCGGTCTCCACGTCCTCGCGGACGAACGCGCGGACCACGCGGATGCCGGTGAGCTGTTCACGGAGCACCCGGTTCACGGTGTCGATCCGGGTCTGCATGAGCCGGAACAGCGGCACCATCCGGGTGATGATCAGCCCCACCCCGGTCAGCAGCACCGGCACGCTGACGGCGATCAGCCAGGACAGCTGCAGGTCCTGCCGGATCGCCATGATCACCCCGCCGATGCAGAGCATGGGCGCGGCCACCATGAGGGTGGCCGACATGAGCACCAGCTGCTGGACCTGCTGGACGTCGTTGGTGGAGCGGGTGATGAGGCTCGGCGCGCCGAAGCGGGTGACCTCCTGCTCGGAGAATGCCGCCACCCGGCTGAAGATCGCCCCGCGCACGTCCCGGCCCATCGCCATCGCCGCCTTCGCCCCGAAGTACACGGCCGCGATGGCGCAGGCGATCTGCAGCAGGGTGACCAGCAGCATCACGCCGCCGGTGTGCAGGATGTACTCCGTGTCCCCCTTCGCCACGCCCTGGTCGATGATGTCCGCGTTCAGGGTGGGCAGGTACAGCGAGGCGATGGACTGCGCCAACTGGAAGACGACGACGGCGAGCAGCAGCCGCTGCTGCGGCCGCAGATATTCAACGAGCAGTTTCCAGAGCATCCGTACTCCCAGCCACGCGTTCCGCCGAGTGATCCGAAGGTCAGTTTACGTCCGGAGGCTGGGGGTGGAAGTGGTTCCTCTCAGGGCGGATTGGAGGTGCCGGGCTGCGGCTGCGGCGCATTGCGGCCCAGCTTGGCCGGGTTGTGGATTTGATCGCTCGACCTTGGGAGCGTGATCGGCCAGCGAACTGGACTGATCCCGCTACCCGCCGGCTAAGCGATCCCTGAGACGACAAACGAGCATGTGCTACCGGGTTCTATAGGCTCACTAGGAGACCCTTGCATCCCGCTAGTACATGAGCTACCGTGTGCTATACGGAGCTAGCGAATACTAAGGCTCCTCGAACCAGGAAGGACACCCTATTATGACTGAGTACACTTCAGATTCTCTCGGCCGAGCACTTGCTGCTGCTGCCGAGGCATTCCTCACCGCGATGCGCGGCGACGGGGACGAGGCCTTTACTTCCGCGCCCCATTCTGAGGACGTTACATGGGCACCGGCGGCAGCCGAGCCCATCTTGTTCGACCCGTTGACCGACCCGCTCCCTATGAGGGCTACCCCGGACCGGGAGGCGGACCAGAAGTCCCAAGACATGTGTTCACTGGTCTACATCGCAAGCATTGGTCGGTTCTACGCCGAGACGGGCGAGGGAGCCGGCGCCGATGAAATCCGCAGATTCGCACAAAAGGCCGGATACATGAACGGTCGCGCCGTCAACGGCTGGAATTCTCGACCCGGCAGCATCCGTTCAGTGGAGGTGGTAGACGGCAAAAGGTATATCAACCAGACCGCTGCGAAGTGGCTTGCCAAGCTCGAACGCGCCCTCGGCGTGGACATCAACGGCGACATCCGGTGGGTCGAGGTCGACGATGAAGGGAACGTAACCGTTCCGTAGTTCCCGGACCGCGTTGGACATGACTTCCGAAAGGCGACCTCTCGTTAACCTTCGGGGAACTGCGTAACGCACGGTCTCAGCACTGGCACTAGCCAGCTGAGCAGCCCGCTACCGAGATAGGACCGAACATCCTGCTGGACCTCATGACGTCCGTAGACACGGTCCCGGGTTTCAGGACGTCGAGTTAGCGCGGGATGACGATTAAGTGCCCATGCCACAGGCCACGCGGCGCTCCAGATCGAGGAGCGCCGCGTCCTCGTCGCGGCGACATGCTCTCCGACATCCTGATGCCGTTCCTCGACCTGGAGGCTGCGGATCCGCTCGGGGACTACCTCGAGGCGCTGCGGCTCTTCGAGAGTGTTGCCGACGGCATTGATGTCGTCATCCCAGGTCACGGCTCGGTCGGCGGAGCCGGGCAGCTGCGGGCACGGATCAGACAGGACCGCGCGTACGTAGAGGCCCTGCGCGACGGCGGTGTTCCCGACGACCCGCGCGTCGGTCCTTCGGCCCCGTTGGAGTGGCTGCCCGACGTGCATCGATGGCAGCTGCGGCGGCTCGCTGAAAAAGCGCAGAACAAGAGGCCCGTTTAGGACCCCGGGCTGACCTAGCCGCCCAGCACCACGTTCAGCGGCGGCTCGCCGGCCAACACGAGGTCAATCGCCGCTCACGGCGCATAGGTGCCGTCCGGCGACGGCTGGCCTGCGAGCCAATTACCCCGGTGGGTCCGGACTAAGAGGCTGGATCGGCGTCGTGCTTCGCCGGCTGGTGGCCGTCGACGGCGGCGGGGACGTCGCCCTCTTCGTGCGCGTCTTTCTTCTTGCCGAACGGCAGCACCTTCAGCAGCGGGAGCAGGACGGCCATCACGATGAGGCCCCAGGCGAGGCCCAGGACGGCTGAGCACAGGGTGTTCACGAGCCAGGCCAGGAAGCCGCCCAGCACCGGGATCCCAACGAACGGTTTCTCGAGGACGTGGACCAGGTCGTACGGCAGGTGCCAGCCGAGGTCGTGGGCCCCCTGCAGCATGATGTGGCCGCCCACCCACAGCATGGCGACGGTACCAACAACGGTGATCGTGGTCAGCACGGCGGGCATCCCCTTGACGAGCAGCTCGCCGAAGCGCTGGGAGCCCGCGGAGTCCTTGGCTGCCAAGTGGATTCCGATGTCGTCCATTTTGACGATGAGTGCGACCGCGCCGTAAACGAGCACGGTGATCACGAGCGCCACGACCACCAGGATGAGCGCACGGGCCCACAGGGACTCTTCGGCCACCTCGTTCATGGCGATGACCATGATCTCGCAGGACAGGATGAAGTCGGTGGTGATGGCGCCCTTGGTGACCTTGGCCTCCGCCTCCGGGCCCCGGTCGACCGCCGGCGTGTCTTCTTCTGCCGTGTGGTGGCCGAAGAACTTGTGCCAGACCTTCTCGGCGCCCTCGTAGCAGAGGTAGGTGCCGCCCAGCATCAGGATGAACGGAATGACCCCCGGGATGAACGCGCTGATGAGCAGCAGCGCCGGCAGGATGATCAGCAGTTTGTTGCGGAGCGAGCCCCAGAAGA
Proteins encoded in this region:
- a CDS encoding ABC transporter ATP-binding protein, which translates into the protein MLWKLLVEYLRPQQRLLLAVVVFQLAQSIASLYLPTLNADIIDQGVAKGDTEYILHTGGVMLLVTLLQIACAIAAVYFGAKAAMAMGRDVRGAIFSRVAAFSEQEVTRFGAPSLITRSTNDVQQVQQLVLMSATLMVAAPMLCIGGVIMAIRQDLQLSWLIAVSVPVLLTGVGLIITRMVPLFRLMQTRIDTVNRVLREQLTGIRVVRAFVREDVETARFARANEDVTDTALRAGRLMALAFPVVMLVLNVSSVAVIWFGAFRIQDGSMQVGTMIAFLSYLMQILMSVMMATFMAIMIPRAAVSADRIGAVLGTESSVRPPEHPVGFAGRTGRGELEMRDVGFAYPGAEQPVLSGIGFTARAGQTTAIIGATGSGKTTLVNLMPRLFDATSGSVMIDGVDVRELHPDLLWGHIGLVPQKPYLFSGTVRSNLLYGKPDATEDELWRALSIAQAEDFVREMEGGLDAPVSQGGTNVSGGQRQRIAIARALVKRPELYIFDDSFSSLDTATDARLRQALKQHTAGATLVIIAQRVSSIVDADQILVLDGGRIVAHGTHEELLETSETYREIVNSQLAAEEAA
- a CDS encoding DUF808 domain-containing protein; protein product: MSGGLVALLDDIAALARIAAASVDDVAAGAAKAGAKAAGVVIDDAAVTPQYVSGADPSRELPMIKKIFWGSLRNKLLIILPALLLISAFIPGVIPFILMLGGTYLCYEGAEKVWHKFFGHHTAEEDTPAVDRGPEAEAKVTKGAITTDFILSCEIMVIAMNEVAEESLWARALILVVVALVITVLVYGAVALIVKMDDIGIHLAAKDSAGSQRFGELLVKGMPAVLTTITVVGTVAMLWVGGHIMLQGAHDLGWHLPYDLVHVLEKPFVGIPVLGGFLAWLVNTLCSAVLGLAWGLIVMAVLLPLLKVLPFGKKKDAHEEGDVPAAVDGHQPAKHDADPAS